The Candidatus Methylomirabilota bacterium DNA segment CACCAGCTCGCGGGAACCGCGCTCGGCGAGGTCGTGTTCGTCCCGTCGGTCGCCCTGCGCGACAGCGTGGGCGTGTTCCTCGACGACCTCACGCCCGGCGATCTCGCGGCCGCCCTCGGCGTGCCCGTACGCCCCATCGAGCCCGGGGCGCGGGCGCTCCTCGAGGCGCTCGTCGCCGCCTGAGCGGCGCCGCGGAGCCTCCGTCGATGATCCGTCCCATCATCGCCGTCGTGGGTCGGCCCAACGTGGGCAAGTCCACCCTCTTCAACCGGTTGGTCGGGCGCCGGTCGTCGATCGTGCGCGACGTGCCGGGCGTCACGCGTGACCGGCTCTACGGCACGATGGCGTTCGAGCGCTGGCAGGCGACGGTGGTGGACACGGGCGGCTTCGAGCCCGGCTCCACCGACGATCTCGTCGCGGCCATGCGCGCCCAGATCATGCAGGCGATCGAGGAAGCAGACCTCGTCGTGTTCACGGTGGACGCGCGCGAGGGCCTCACGCCGGTGGACGAGGACATCGCACGCATTCTCCGACGCAGCGGGCGGCCCATCGTGGTGGCGGCGAACAAGGTCGACGGCGACGCCCAGGACGCCATGCTCGGGGAGGTGCACCGGCTCGGCTTCCCGGACGTGCTGCCAGTCTCGGCCGAGCACGGGCGCGGCGTGGCCGAGCTGCTCGAGGCGATCCGCGCCGCCGCGCCGCCGCCGGTGGCGGAGGCGCGGTCGGAGGGGCCGCGCGTGGCCATCGTCGGCCGGCCCAACGTGGGCAAGTCCTCGCTGGTCAACGCGGTGCTCGGGCAGCCCCGCGTGCTCGTGCACTCGGCGCCCGGCACCACCCGCGACAGCGTGGACACGCCGCTCACGTTCCGTGGCCGTCCCTATGTCCTCGTCGACACGGCGGGCATCCGTCGCAAGGGCAAGGTGTCCGAGGCGCTCGAGAAGCTCTCGGTGGTGATGGCTCTCAAGAGCCTCGAGCGCTGTCAGGTGGCCATTCTCCTGCTCGACGCCTCCGAGGGCGTGACCGCGCAGGACGCGCACATCGCGGGCTACGCGCACGACGCGGGACGCGCCGTCGTCGTGGCGGTGAACAAGTGGGACCTCGTCCCGCCGAACATGGTCACGCGCGCCGACGTCACGGGACAGATTCACGACCGGCTGCCGTTCCTGGACTATGCGCCGATCTGCTTCACCTCCGCCGTCAAGGCCAGCGGGCTCGGCGATCTCTTCGATACCGTGGACCGCGTCGCGGCGGAGGCGCAGCGCCGCGTGCAGCCGGGCGAGCTGCTCACGCTGTTTCGCGCCGCGCTCGAGCGGCGGCCCATGTCGTGGGGCGGCGCGCCCCTGCGCATCCAGTCCGCGCAGCAGGTCTCAGTATCGCCGCCCACGTTCGCGCTGCGCGTGAACCTGCCCGACAAGATCCACTTCTCGTACGAGCGCTATCTCGTGAACTCACTCCGCCACGCGCACCCCTTCGCGGGCTCGCCGATCCGGCTCCTGTTCCGGCGGAGCGTGGGCCGGCGGGGCGCCGGCCCACGGGCGGGGCGAGTCCGCCGCTAAACCCTCGAATTTGCTTGGCCCTGGGACCGGCTGTGCTAAGATGGCGCAGCCGTTGACAAATTCTTTGCTGAGGGTATGCCCAGGGTGAGCCCGGACCGGGACGACGAGTACCTGGAGGACGACGCGGAAGACCGCAGGGGGAAACCGGTGGTGCTCGCGGCGGGCTGGCTGCGCGCACTCCTGGTGCTGAGCGCGCTGGCCGTCGTGCTCGTCATCACGGTGCCCTACATCCTCCAATGGCTCTCCGGCCCCACGCCGCCCAGCTCTCGGCCCGCACTGACCGAGCCCGCCCGGACCGAGCCCGCCAAGGTCGAGACCTCGGTGGCGCCACCGGCGCCCGCCCCCGCCCCGCCGGTTGCCGCCGTGACGCCGGAGGCGCCCGCGAAGACCGAAGTGCCCGCGGCGAAGCCGGAGCTGCCGAGCAAACCCGAGCCCGCGGTCAAGAGCGAGCCGGCGAGTAAAGCCGAGCCGGCACCCATGCCGAGCGCCAAGCCGCAACCGAAGGCCGCGGCGGGGACCGCCAAGTCGACGCTGACCCCGACAACGGCTGGCGGCGACTACTGGGTGCAGGTAGGGCTCTTCGCCAATGGCGACAACGCCGAGCGCCTGGCCAAGGAGCTGCGCGACGAGCGCTTCTCGGTGGAAGTCGCGCCGACGACGAAGGGCGCCGCGAGCGGGCCCGCGCCCGCGAAGCAGCATGAGGTGGTGGTGAGCGGCGCCACGGTGGAGACGGTGGCCGCCGCGCTCAAGGGGGGTGGCACCGCGGAGGCCGCTGGTGACGTCGTGGTGGTGCGGCCCGCCATGGATCTCAAGGACGCGGTGGCCCTGTCGCGTCGGCTCGCCGGCGAGGGGCTCGAGGTGCGCATCCGCCGGGTCGCCGGGGCGCCCACCGGTGACGGCACGACAGTCTACCTCGTGCGCGTGGGCGGCTACCCGACGCGCGAGGCGGCCGCTGCGGGCAGGCGCGAGCTGGCCGCCAAGGGCGTGGGCGGCTTCGTCACGCAGGGGCCGGCGAAGTGAGCGGCGCGCGCGTCGTACTCGTCACCGCGCCCTCGCCGGACGTCGGCACCGCCCTGGGTCGCGCCCTCGTGGACGAGCGCCTCGCCGCCTGCGTCAACGTCATCCCGGGCCTCACGTCCATCTATCGCTGGCAGGGGCAGCGGGAAGAGGCCTCGGAGTGCCTGCTCGTGATCAAGACCGACGAGACCCGCTATGCCGAGCTGGAGCGACGGGTGCTCGAGCTGCATCCCTACACGATTCCGGAGGTGCTCGCGCTGCCGGTCGAGCGGGGCGCGCCCGCCTATGTGGAATGGCTGAGAGAGTCGGTGGCGATCGAGAGGAGGTGACGACGCTGACCAAGAACGATCTGATCAATGCGGTGGCCGCGCACGGGCTGTCGAAACGTCAATCGGCCTCGGTGGTCGAGTCGCTGTTCGACATCATCTTCAACTGCTTCGAGCGCGGTGAGGACGTCAAGATCGTCGGCTTCGGGCATTTCCGGATCCGCCGGAAGGCCTCCCGCCGCGGACGCAACCCGCAGACGGGCGACAGCATCGAGATCACCGCGCGCAAGGTGCTCACGTTCAAGCCGAGCAAGGGGCTCAAGCTGCGGCTCAACCAGTAGCCCCCGGGGGACGCGTGACACAGACGATCCCAGACAAGCTCTACTATCGGATCGGCGAGGTGGAGTCGATCACGGAGGTCCCGGCCTATGTGTTGCGGTACTGGGAGTCGGAGTTCAAGCTGCTGCGTCCGAAGAAAAACCCGGCGGGGCAGCGGCTGTACCGCAGGCGCGATCTCGACCTGGTGCTTCGAATCAAGCACCTGCTCTACACCGAACGCCTGACCCTCGAGGGCGCCAAGAAGCGGCTCCTCGCGGAAGCGCGAGGCACGCATCAGATGGATCTCGGCCTCAAGGGCATGACCATGGAAGACACGCTCCGCCGCACCCGGGACCGCCTCCGCGCGCTCCGGGACCGGCTCGCACCCGAGCGAAAGTGACCGTCAGCCTTGAGTTCTTCGTCGTCTCTCCGTACAATGCGACGTGGGTCGGGGCGTGGCGCAGCCCGGTAGCGCACTTGACTGGGGGTCAAGGGGTCGCTGGTTCAAATCCAGTCGCCCCGACCATTTTCAGGGATATCCATGGCGGGCGTGATCCTCGTCACCAATGACGATGGAATACACGCTCCGGGGCTCGCCGCCCTCGCGGCGGCGCTGGAGCCCCTCGGCGAAGTGTACGTGGTCGCGCCCGATCGCGAGCAGAGCGCGGTGGGGCACGCGCTCACGCTCCATCGGCCGCTCCGGGTGGAGCAGCTCGGCGAGCGGCGCTACGCGGTGAATGGCACGCCCTCCGACTGCGTGAACCTCGGGGTGCTCGGACTCCTGCCCGAGCGGCCCGTGCTCGTGGCGTCGGGCGTCAATCACGGCTCGAACCTCGGCGACGACGTCACGTACTCGGGGACGGTGTCGGCGGCGATGGAGGGAAGGCTGCTCGGGGTGCCCGCGATGGCGGTGTCACAGGCGGAGCCGGAGAAGGGACGGTTCGACGCGGCGGGCGAGGTGGCCCGCGCGGTGGCGACGCGACTCCTCGTGGAGGGACTGCCGCGCCAGACGCTGCTCAACGTGAACGTCCCGCCGGGCAAGCCCGCGGGCATTCGCCTCACGCGGCTCGGTCATCGCGTCTATAGCGCGAAGGCCATCCGCGAGGTGGATCCGCGCGGCCGGCCGTACTACTGGATCGGCATGGGCGCGCCCGAGTGGGCGGAGGACGAGGGCACGGACATCGCGGCGGTGCAGGCGGGATGGGCGGCGGTGACGCCGCTGCATCTGGACCTCACGCATCACGGCGCCTTGCGGAGCATGGGAAGCTGGGAGTCGAGCCTGAACGCGCTGCTGCGGAGGAAGAAGAAGTGATCTGGCGCTCGGCGCCCGAGGCGCATGATCGGACCGCGGCCGCCCGCGAGCGCATGGTCGCGGAGCAGGTGGCCGGACGCGGCGTGGTGGATCCGCGCGTGTTGGACGCCATGCGGCAGATCCCGCGGCACCGCTTCGTCGAGGAGGCGCTGCGGGAGCGCGCGTACGGCGACTACCCGCTCCCGATCGGGGAAGGGCAGACGATCTCGCAGCCCTTCATGGTCGGCCGGATGACGGAGCTGCTGCGCCTCACCGGCCGCGAGAAGGTGCTCGAGATCGGGACGGGCTCCGGCTATCAGGCGGCGGTGCTCTCGCGGTGTGCGGCGCGCGTGTGCACGGTGGAGCGACTCCCGCGCATCGCCGCGCGGGCGCGCCAGCTCCTCGAGGAGCTGGGCTACGCCAATGTGTGGGTGCGGACGGCCAACGGCACGTTCGGCTGGCCCGACGAGGCGCCGTTCGATAGGATACTGGTGGCGGCGGGGGGGCCCTCCGTGCCGCCGCCGCTGTTCGAGCAGCTGATCGAGGGCGGGCTGATGATCATGCCGGTGGGCGGAGCCGACGGCCAGAAGCTCCAGCTCATCGAGAAGGTACGCGGCGAGATGCGCATCACCGAGGACTCGGGATGCGTCTTCGTGCCGCTGATCGGAAAGCACGCGTGGCAAGGATGAGCGGGCCACGCGAGGACAACGGGGCGTAGCGCAGCTTGGTAGCGCGCCTGCTTCGGGAGCAGGAGGTCGCTGGTTCAAATCCAGTCGCCCCGACCATTTTCACCTTCGGGGAGGTGTCCCGGCTTCCCCGCCACACGGCCGCCGCCGCGGCCGGGCCGCCGGCGTGAGCAGCCACCTCCGGACCGCCGCCGAGATCCTGGTGGACGGTCGCGTCCAGGGCGTCGGCTACCGTAACTACGTCGAGCGCAAGGCCTCCCAGCTCGGCCTCGCCGGCTATGTCATGAATCTCAAGGACGGCCGCGTGCGTGTCCGGGTCGAAGGCAACCGTGGGCTCATCGAGGAGCTGGCGCACGAGCTCGAGAAGGGGCCGCCGCTCTCGCGCGTGGAGCACGTCGCCGTCACCTGGCGGCCCGTCACCGGGCGCTTCCAGAGCTTCGGCATCCGCTACGCGGAGTTCGACCCGTGACCCCGTGCCGTCGGGGCGCCCGCCGCGCGATCGGTCTGGGGCTATTGATTCCCGGCTTGCTCCTCGTCCCGCATGGGGCGCAGGCCGCCGACGCCCCCGCGAAGCCGGCCACCAAGCAGCCCGATCCCAAGACCGCCAAGATCGGCGCGCCCGCGTCGGCGGCGACCGATCCGTGTGTCTACATCGTCCGCAGCGGCGACTCGGTGAGCAAGATCGCCGCGCGTCAGCGGGTGCCGCGCCAGCGCATCATCGACGCCAATCAGCTCACGAAGCCCGAGGCCTTGCGCGTGGGCCGGCGCCTGATCATCCCCGGCTGCGACCCGACCCGGGCCCGCGCCGAGGCGGTGGCCACTAAGCCCCTGCTGCAGGCGGACGGCTCGGTGGTGGCGCTCGTGGGCCCGCGCCGCATTCCTACCCGGCTCTATCTCAATGTCCCCGAGCTCGGCGATCAAGGGGTGGAGTTCACCTGGCCGCTCCTGGGGCCCGTGATCTCGGCCATGGGCGCGCGGAAGCGGGTGTGGCACGCCGGTATCGACATCCAGGCCGATCTCGGGACCCCCGTCTATGCGGCGGCGCCCGGCGACGTATACTTCAGTGGGTCCGCCCCGGGGTATGGGCGGGTAGTCAAGATCGAGCATTCGAACGGATTCATGAGCATTTATGCTCACAACCTCGAGAATCTTGTGAATGCAGGGGACCGCGTGGAGGCCGGGGCCGTGATCGCCACCGTGGGCAAGAACAAGGGCGCCGTCACCACCCACCTCCATTTCGAGATCCGGCGCGACGGAATGGCCTATAACCCGCTCGTCCTGCTCCCGCGGCGCGGCGTCGCCGTGGCGCACTCCGACGAGGAGATGACGCAGGCGGCGCCTTCCGAGGACGATGAAGACGAGTGAGGCCGAGGAACCCGAGGAGCGCCTGGCCGACGTCGAGTCCTCGCTGGAAGGCCTGCTCGCGGCGAGCGACGAAGCGCTCGCCGGACCCAAGGCGCCTCCCGAGACGGCAGAAAAGCAGCGCGCGCTGCTCGGCCTCTACCTCGATGAGATCCGGCGCATCAAGCTATTGGACGCCGCCGAGGAGCATGCCCTCGCCGTCCGTGTGCGGGCGGGGGACGCGGACGCTGAGCGCCGGCTCACCGAGGCCAATCTCCGCCTCGTGATCAGCCTGGCGCGGCGCTACGTCAACCGTGGGTTGTCTCTCCTCGATCTCATCGAGGAGGGCAACGTGGGACTGCTGCAGGCTGTCCGCAAGTTCGACCCGAACCGCGGGACGCGCTTCTCGACCTACGCCACGTGGTGGATTCGCCAGGCCATCGTGCGCGCGCTGGCCAATCAGGCCCGGCTCGTGCGCCTGCCCGTGCACGTGGAGATGCTGCTGGGCCAGTACGTGAGGGCCCAGCGCGACCTCACCCAGGAACTCAAGCGGCCGCCTAGCACGGCGGAAGTGGCGGCGCGGCTCGGCCGCCCCATCGAGCAGGTGGAAGACCTCGAGCATCTCCGTCAGCAGCGCACGCTCTCGCTGGACGCGCCCCTCGGCCCTGATGGGGGCGGCACCTTGCAGGACGTCATCCCGGATCCGGAGGGGCCGCCAGGGCAGGGGCTCGCCGCCGCCCTGCGCGGCCGCGGAGATCTGGCCGGGGTCCTCCACGACCTCTCGGACCAGGAGCGCAGCGTCATCACCCACCGCTTCGGGCTGGGCGGCGAGGAGCCGAAGACACTGGAAGCCATCGGCAAGCAGATGGGCGTGACCCGTGAGCGCGTGCGGCAGATCGAAGCCGCGGCGCTCAAGCGCCTCGGCGCGCTACTCGCCGCCCGCGGCGTCGATCCCTCGGACCTTTTCTAAGGGGAGACCATGGTCAAGAAGAAGGTCGTGCCGTCGAAGCCGCTACCTCCGAAGCCGATGGCGTCGTCGAAGCCGCGGCCGGCCGGCCCCACGCGGATCGCGAAGAAGGGCGGGCCGGCGCCCAACGTCCTCTTCATCGTCGCCATGGATCAGCTCCGCGTCTACCATCACCTCGAGCAGGAGATCGCCAAGCTCAAGAACGTGGAGCTGATCACGGACCGCCGCAAGAAGCCCCGCCGCCAGAAGGACGTGGCGGTGGCCGCCGAGC contains these protein-coding regions:
- the cutA gene encoding divalent-cation tolerance protein CutA, which translates into the protein MSGARVVLVTAPSPDVGTALGRALVDERLAACVNVIPGLTSIYRWQGQREEASECLLVIKTDETRYAELERRVLELHPYTIPEVLALPVERGAPAYVEWLRESVAIERR
- a CDS encoding protein-L-isoaspartate(D-aspartate) O-methyltransferase, with the protein product MVAEQVAGRGVVDPRVLDAMRQIPRHRFVEEALRERAYGDYPLPIGEGQTISQPFMVGRMTELLRLTGREKVLEIGTGSGYQAAVLSRCAARVCTVERLPRIAARARQLLEELGYANVWVRTANGTFGWPDEAPFDRILVAAGGPSVPPPLFEQLIEGGLMIMPVGGADGQKLQLIEKVRGEMRITEDSGCVFVPLIGKHAWQG
- a CDS encoding LysM peptidoglycan-binding domain-containing M23 family metallopeptidase, producing MTPCRRGARRAIGLGLLIPGLLLVPHGAQAADAPAKPATKQPDPKTAKIGAPASAATDPCVYIVRSGDSVSKIAARQRVPRQRIIDANQLTKPEALRVGRRLIIPGCDPTRARAEAVATKPLLQADGSVVALVGPRRIPTRLYLNVPELGDQGVEFTWPLLGPVISAMGARKRVWHAGIDIQADLGTPVYAAAPGDVYFSGSAPGYGRVVKIEHSNGFMSIYAHNLENLVNAGDRVEAGAVIATVGKNKGAVTTHLHFEIRRDGMAYNPLVLLPRRGVAVAHSDEEMTQAAPSEDDEDE
- a CDS encoding acylphosphatase, with amino-acid sequence MSSHLRTAAEILVDGRVQGVGYRNYVERKASQLGLAGYVMNLKDGRVRVRVEGNRGLIEELAHELEKGPPLSRVEHVAVTWRPVTGRFQSFGIRYAEFDP
- a CDS encoding SPOR domain-containing protein → MSPDRDDEYLEDDAEDRRGKPVVLAAGWLRALLVLSALAVVLVITVPYILQWLSGPTPPSSRPALTEPARTEPAKVETSVAPPAPAPAPPVAAVTPEAPAKTEVPAAKPELPSKPEPAVKSEPASKAEPAPMPSAKPQPKAAAGTAKSTLTPTTAGGDYWVQVGLFANGDNAERLAKELRDERFSVEVAPTTKGAASGPAPAKQHEVVVSGATVETVAAALKGGGTAEAAGDVVVVRPAMDLKDAVALSRRLAGEGLEVRIRRVAGAPTGDGTTVYLVRVGGYPTREAAAAGRRELAAKGVGGFVTQGPAK
- the surE gene encoding 5'/3'-nucleotidase SurE; protein product: MAGVILVTNDDGIHAPGLAALAAALEPLGEVYVVAPDREQSAVGHALTLHRPLRVEQLGERRYAVNGTPSDCVNLGVLGLLPERPVLVASGVNHGSNLGDDVTYSGTVSAAMEGRLLGVPAMAVSQAEPEKGRFDAAGEVARAVATRLLVEGLPRQTLLNVNVPPGKPAGIRLTRLGHRVYSAKAIREVDPRGRPYYWIGMGAPEWAEDEGTDIAAVQAGWAAVTPLHLDLTHHGALRSMGSWESSLNALLRRKKK
- the der gene encoding ribosome biogenesis GTPase Der, with the protein product MIRPIIAVVGRPNVGKSTLFNRLVGRRSSIVRDVPGVTRDRLYGTMAFERWQATVVDTGGFEPGSTDDLVAAMRAQIMQAIEEADLVVFTVDAREGLTPVDEDIARILRRSGRPIVVAANKVDGDAQDAMLGEVHRLGFPDVLPVSAEHGRGVAELLEAIRAAAPPPVAEARSEGPRVAIVGRPNVGKSSLVNAVLGQPRVLVHSAPGTTRDSVDTPLTFRGRPYVLVDTAGIRRKGKVSEALEKLSVVMALKSLERCQVAILLLDASEGVTAQDAHIAGYAHDAGRAVVVAVNKWDLVPPNMVTRADVTGQIHDRLPFLDYAPICFTSAVKASGLGDLFDTVDRVAAEAQRRVQPGELLTLFRAALERRPMSWGGAPLRIQSAQQVSVSPPTFALRVNLPDKIHFSYERYLVNSLRHAHPFAGSPIRLLFRRSVGRRGAGPRAGRVRR
- a CDS encoding MerR family transcriptional regulator, translated to MTQTIPDKLYYRIGEVESITEVPAYVLRYWESEFKLLRPKKNPAGQRLYRRRDLDLVLRIKHLLYTERLTLEGAKKRLLAEARGTHQMDLGLKGMTMEDTLRRTRDRLRALRDRLAPERK
- a CDS encoding sigma-70 family RNA polymerase sigma factor translates to MKTSEAEEPEERLADVESSLEGLLAASDEALAGPKAPPETAEKQRALLGLYLDEIRRIKLLDAAEEHALAVRVRAGDADAERRLTEANLRLVISLARRYVNRGLSLLDLIEEGNVGLLQAVRKFDPNRGTRFSTYATWWIRQAIVRALANQARLVRLPVHVEMLLGQYVRAQRDLTQELKRPPSTAEVAARLGRPIEQVEDLEHLRQQRTLSLDAPLGPDGGGTLQDVIPDPEGPPGQGLAAALRGRGDLAGVLHDLSDQERSVITHRFGLGGEEPKTLEAIGKQMGVTRERVRQIEAAALKRLGALLAARGVDPSDLF
- a CDS encoding integration host factor subunit alpha; translation: MTTLTKNDLINAVAAHGLSKRQSASVVESLFDIIFNCFERGEDVKIVGFGHFRIRRKASRRGRNPQTGDSIEITARKVLTFKPSKGLKLRLNQ